AATTCTTTTGCTTGGTTATCAATATTTTGATATTTGATCCCCCCTTAGAAAGGGAGATTATTGAGAAATATATTAATCAATCATAAGTTCTTCCTTTCCAAGCTCCACCCTGACCTTGATAGTATTTAAGTGCAGAATCAATGGTCATCAGAGTATACAGAAAAGCGATCGCTGGTAATAACCCCGCCCAAGCTGGAGATATTTGATAGAGTTTGATAGTTGGTAAATAAGCCCAGATCATTAACAACCAGGTAACAGTGGAGATGCTAAATCCTAGCCAGTTACTGGTGACTAGTCCCCAAGCCATACTAATCGGGGCAATTAAATAAATTATCACCATGCCGATTACAGTACCTGCTAATAGTAGAGGAGAATAATTTAGCTGAGTATAGGCAGTGCGGGCAATAGTATCCCAAATTACTTTGAGATTATCGTACCCACGTAGGCTAATAGTAGTTTCACTCAAGCCCAAGTAAATATTTTTACCAGTAGATTTTACAGCTTGAGCCAGGCTACAGTCATCAATGAGCGCATCTTTAATGCTAGCAATACCACCAATTTTAGTTAAAGCTTCGTTACTAATTAAAACGCAGCCTCCCGCCGCAGCAGCCATCGATCGCTTGGGATCGTTAACCCAGGCAAAAGGATAAAGCTTTTGAAAAAAGAAGACAAAGGCGGGAATTAATAATTTTTCCCAAAAACTCTGACAGCGCAGCAAAACCATTAAAGAAACTAGATCTAAATCTTCTGTTTCTGCCTTAGTCACTAGCTGAGTCAAATTATGCAAGTCGTGTTGAATGTCTGCGTCGGTAAACAGCCAATAATCGGGCGTATTAGCTGGAGTGGAGACAGATTCAATTCCCTGGTGCATTGCCCAGAGTTTACCTTTCCAACCTGTAACCAGAGGCTTGCCAGCAATTACTGTTAGGCGATCGCTTTTACCTAGTTGAGTGGCAGTGGAAAGAGCAATTTCGGTAGTGCGATCGCCACTATTGTCATCCACTAAGACAACAGAAAACTGACCAGCGTAATCTTGATTTAATAAAGAAGTTAAACTAGCTGCTATTACTTCGACCTCATTTCTGGCAGGTACAACGGCGCAAACAGTGGGGTAGTCATTTAATCCTTGAGAGTTAGCCAGACGACAATCTGCACGCCAAAAATTCCCCCAGAACAGTAATAAAAATAACCAAATACTCAAAGAAAAAATAGCACCCATGATGATTATCACTGGCTTACCCTCCCTTGCCCAGAAAAACTACAGAAAAACTAAATTTCATTAATTCCAGATATAAGAGATATAAAGAAGAATA
This sequence is a window from Pleurocapsa minor HA4230-MV1. Protein-coding genes within it:
- a CDS encoding glycosyltransferase; this encodes MGAIFSLSIWLFLLLFWGNFWRADCRLANSQGLNDYPTVCAVVPARNEVEVIAASLTSLLNQDYAGQFSVVLVDDNSGDRTTEIALSTATQLGKSDRLTVIAGKPLVTGWKGKLWAMHQGIESVSTPANTPDYWLFTDADIQHDLHNLTQLVTKAETEDLDLVSLMVLLRCQSFWEKLLIPAFVFFFQKLYPFAWVNDPKRSMAAAAGGCVLISNEALTKIGGIASIKDALIDDCSLAQAVKSTGKNIYLGLSETTISLRGYDNLKVIWDTIARTAYTQLNYSPLLLAGTVIGMVIIYLIAPISMAWGLVTSNWLGFSISTVTWLLMIWAYLPTIKLYQISPAWAGLLPAIAFLYTLMTIDSALKYYQGQGGAWKGRTYD